In Kwoniella pini CBS 10737 chromosome 2, complete sequence, a single genomic region encodes these proteins:
- a CDS encoding mitochondrial 37S ribosomal protein uS12m has product MNATRSLLSLTAAFSRLAVRPQASFASSSKCAIYSSPSIGKEMRGFASSSKCEATIQQVLRGARKSSKRKSTVPLLDNCFQKKAVCAKVYTTKPRKPNSAVRKVARVKLSNGSMTTAYIPGEGHNLQEHSVVLVRGGGAKDLPGVRYKIIRGALDLNGVAGRISARSKFGVKKAKK; this is encoded by the exons ATGAACGCTACACGATCCTTATTATCACTCACGGCCGCTTTCTCCCGGCTGGCGGTCAGGCCTCAAGCTTCGTTTgcctcatcatcaaaatgtGCTATATACTCTTCACCCTCAATCGGTAAGGAGATGAGGGGATTCgcttcttcctctaaaTGCGAAGCGACCATCCAACAAG TGTTAAGAGGAGCTcgtaaatcatctaaacGAAAATCTACCGTACCACTATTAGATAATTGTTTTCAGAAGAAAGCAGTATGTGCGAAAGTATATACAACAAAACCACGTAAACCAAATTCAGCTGTTCGAAAAGTAGCAAGAGTGAAGTTGAGTAATGGATCTATGACAACTGCTTATATACCTGGAGAAGGACATAATCTACAAGAACATAGTGTAGTTTTAGTCAGAGGAGGTGGTGCAAAAGATTTGCCCGGTGTAAGg TATAAAATCATTCGAGGTGCTTTAGATTTGAATGGTGTAGCAGGTAGAATATCA